A single Primulina eburnea isolate SZY01 chromosome 11, ASM2296580v1, whole genome shotgun sequence DNA region contains:
- the LOC140804915 gene encoding protein yippee-like isoform X2, with amino-acid sequence MFCIVVLCFSLSIVGMGRLISSIRVNVTFGEREERLMTTGMHIAADIFCALCGSLVGWNYETAQEKSQKYKEGKSVLERFKICGPNGSRYWVGHDVHSGGSDADDV; translated from the exons ATGTTTTGCATTGTGGTTCTCTGCTTCAGTCTTTCCATTGTCGGCATGGGAAGGCTTATCTCTTCGATAAG AGTAAATGTAACATTTGGGGAGAGAGAAGAAAGGTTGATGACAACTGGAATGCACATAGCTGCTGATATCTTCTGTGCCCTATGTGGTTCACTTGTTGGATGGAACTAT GAAACTGCTCAAGAAAAGAGTCAAAAGTACAAAGAAGGCAAATCTGTTCTTGAACG GTTCAAGATATGTGGCCCCAATGGAAGTAGATACTGGGTCGGCCATGACGTACACAGTGGAGGAAGCGACGCAGATGATGTGTGA
- the LOC140804915 gene encoding protein yippee-like isoform X1, translating into MGRVFVVFLEGKIYSCKHCGTHLALSEDIMSKSFHCRHGKAYLFDKVVNVTFGEREERLMTTGMHIAADIFCALCGSLVGWNYETAQEKSQKYKEGKSVLERFKICGPNGSRYWVGHDVHSGGSDADDV; encoded by the exons ATGGGGAGGGTGTTTGTTGTATTTCTTGAAGGAAAGATCTACAGTTGCAAGCACTGTGGGACACATCTTGCTCTCAGTGAAGACATCATGTCCAAG TCTTTCCATTGTCGGCATGGGAAGGCTTATCTCTTCGATAAGGT AGTAAATGTAACATTTGGGGAGAGAGAAGAAAGGTTGATGACAACTGGAATGCACATAGCTGCTGATATCTTCTGTGCCCTATGTGGTTCACTTGTTGGATGGAACTAT GAAACTGCTCAAGAAAAGAGTCAAAAGTACAAAGAAGGCAAATCTGTTCTTGAACG GTTCAAGATATGTGGCCCCAATGGAAGTAGATACTGGGTCGGCCATGACGTACACAGTGGAGGAAGCGACGCAGATGATGTGTGA